One genomic window of Bacillus mycoides includes the following:
- the cccB gene encoding cytochrome c551 has translation MKKKLLAITLGTSVVFALGACGNKEESKSSNQSASTDSAEQIFQRSCAGCHAKDLAGATGPDLRKVGSKYDAADIEEIIKKGRGSMSPGLIQGEDAKKVAEWLAEHK, from the coding sequence GTGAAAAAGAAATTGTTGGCTATTACGCTGGGGACATCAGTCGTTTTTGCTTTAGGAGCATGTGGAAATAAAGAAGAGAGTAAGTCTTCGAATCAGTCTGCAAGTACAGATAGTGCAGAACAAATTTTCCAAAGAAGTTGTGCTGGTTGTCACGCGAAAGATTTAGCAGGAGCAACTGGACCTGATTTAAGAAAAGTAGGCAGTAAGTATGACGCTGCAGATATCGAAGAAATTATTAAAAAAGGTCGCGGCTCAATGTCACCTGGACTTATTCAAGGTGAAGATGCGAAAAAAGTAGCTGAATGGTTAGCGGAGCATAAATAA